One region of Chloroflexota bacterium genomic DNA includes:
- a CDS encoding aminotransferase class V-fold PLP-dependent enzyme: MNIQAIRALFPVTQKKAYLNHAAVSPMPKPVYDAMRSYLDQRLQQGTASYDEEHNPLTQARERAAQLIGARPEEIAITRNTSHGIMLVAEGLDWRPGDNVVCAETEFPATVYPWRNLEDRGVEIRIVPAQGHRVPLDGLHAAMDRRTRVVSISFVEFLTGYRNDLAAIAQMCREVGAYLCVDAIQGLGAIDLNVEEAGVDFLSAGGFKWLLGPTGAGIFYCRQERLNDLSQAILGFGGVDAEPGDYFHFDLPWKQDASRFEEGVLAFNSVTGLAASLKFILDVGIPQIQARVLDLTGYLLEQLQGRQVEIITPHARPGERSGIVSFIPRGEDPALLVERMEEEDIVVSQRGPAIRVSPHFYNTTEEIDRVLEFIP; this comes from the coding sequence GTGAACATTCAGGCCATACGAGCGCTGTTTCCGGTCACCCAAAAGAAGGCGTACCTCAACCACGCGGCCGTGTCCCCCATGCCCAAGCCCGTCTACGACGCGATGCGTTCCTATCTGGACCAGCGGCTGCAGCAGGGCACGGCCTCATATGACGAGGAACACAACCCCCTGACGCAAGCGCGGGAACGTGCGGCGCAGCTCATCGGCGCCCGGCCGGAGGAGATCGCCATCACCCGCAACACATCCCATGGCATCATGCTGGTCGCTGAGGGGCTGGACTGGCGACCGGGCGATAATGTGGTGTGCGCGGAGACGGAGTTCCCCGCCACCGTGTATCCGTGGCGCAACCTGGAGGACCGCGGGGTGGAGATCCGCATCGTCCCGGCCCAGGGCCATCGCGTCCCCCTGGACGGGCTGCACGCCGCCATGGACCGGCGCACTCGCGTCGTGTCCATCAGCTTCGTCGAGTTCTTGACCGGATACCGCAACGATCTGGCGGCCATCGCCCAGATGTGCCGTGAGGTGGGAGCCTACCTGTGCGTTGATGCCATCCAGGGGCTTGGCGCTATCGATCTGAACGTGGAGGAGGCGGGCGTCGACTTTCTGTCCGCCGGGGGGTTCAAATGGCTGCTGGGCCCCACCGGAGCGGGCATCTTCTACTGCCGGCAGGAGCGCCTCAACGACCTGAGCCAGGCCATACTGGGCTTCGGCGGCGTGGATGCGGAGCCGGGGGACTACTTCCACTTCGATCTGCCGTGGAAGCAGGATGCCTCACGCTTTGAGGAGGGCGTCCTGGCCTTCAACAGCGTTACGGGCCTCGCCGCCAGCCTGAAGTTTATCCTCGACGTGGGGATCCCCCAGATCCAGGCTCGCGTGCTGGACCTGACCGGCTACCTGCTGGAGCAGCTTCAAGGGCGCCAGGTGGAGATCATCACCCCGCACGCACGACCGGGGGAGCGCTCCGGCATCGTCTCGTTCATCCCCAGGGGAGAGGACCCGGCCCTGCTGGTCGAGCGCATGGAGGAGGAGGACATCGTCGTCTCCCAGCGCGGCCCCGCCATCCGGGTGTCACCCCATTTCTACAACACCACCGAGGAGATCGATCGGGTTCTCGAGTTCATCCCATGA
- the tgt gene encoding tRNA guanosine(34) transglycosylase Tgt, whose amino-acid sequence MTFPNPQSSSQHPPSFHFSIEATDGSARVGVFHTPHGPIHMPCFAPVGTQATVKTVTPHELEALGAELILANTYHLYLRPGAELIARLGGLHRFMAWDHPILTDSGGFQIFSLAHMRRVDEDGVTFRSHIDGSEHRFTPELAIQTQELLGADIIMCLDECPDPRDRAYNEEALRRTHAWAERCKAAQRRKDQALFGIVQGGIFPDLRAESARFLSALDFPGYAIGGLSVGETKEEMYATLDALMPLMPTDRPRYLMGVGTPEDILEAVARGIDLFDCVLPTRVARNGGLLTRRGRINLRSARFAEDPDPVEPGCTCYTCQHFSRAYLRHLFKAGEVLALRLATLHNLHFMLRLMDDVRAHIRAGTYLQFKAEFLAHYTLPDQEARHAQLERRRKALNRRT is encoded by the coding sequence ATGACGTTCCCAAATCCCCAATCTTCATCCCAACACCCGCCTTCATTCCATTTCTCCATAGAGGCCACGGACGGCTCGGCCCGTGTCGGCGTCTTCCATACCCCTCACGGTCCTATCCACATGCCCTGCTTCGCGCCGGTGGGCACCCAGGCCACCGTGAAGACGGTCACCCCGCACGAGCTGGAGGCGCTCGGCGCCGAGCTGATCCTGGCCAATACGTATCATCTCTATCTGCGTCCCGGGGCCGAGCTCATCGCCCGTCTGGGTGGGCTGCACCGCTTCATGGCCTGGGACCATCCTATCCTCACCGACTCCGGTGGGTTTCAGATCTTCAGCCTGGCCCACATGCGACGGGTGGACGAGGACGGCGTCACGTTCCGGTCGCACATCGACGGCTCGGAACATCGCTTCACACCCGAACTGGCGATCCAGACCCAGGAGCTGCTGGGCGCCGACATCATCATGTGCCTGGACGAATGCCCCGACCCCAGGGATCGGGCCTATAATGAGGAGGCGCTGCGCCGCACCCACGCCTGGGCGGAGCGGTGCAAGGCCGCCCAGCGACGGAAGGACCAGGCGCTGTTCGGCATCGTCCAGGGCGGCATCTTCCCCGATCTGCGGGCGGAGAGCGCCCGATTCCTGAGCGCCCTGGACTTCCCCGGTTACGCCATCGGCGGGCTGTCCGTCGGCGAGACGAAGGAGGAGATGTACGCCACGCTGGACGCGCTGATGCCGCTTATGCCGACCGACCGGCCGCGCTATCTCATGGGCGTGGGCACGCCGGAGGACATCCTGGAGGCCGTGGCCCGGGGCATCGACCTGTTCGATTGCGTGCTGCCCACCCGGGTGGCCCGCAACGGGGGGCTGCTCACCCGACGGGGTCGGATCAACCTGCGCAGCGCCCGGTTCGCCGAGGACCCCGATCCCGTGGAGCCGGGCTGCACCTGTTACACCTGCCAACACTTCAGCCGGGCCTACCTGCGCCACCTGTTCAAGGCGGGCGAGGTCCTGGCCCTGCGGCTGGCCACCCTCCACAACCTGCACTTTATGCTCCGCCTGATGGACGACGTGCGTGCACACATCCGGGCGGGCACGTATTTGCAGTTCAAGGCGGAGTTCCTGGCTCACTACACCCTGCCCGATCAGGAGGCCCGACACGCGCAGTTGGAGCGTCGTCGGAAGGCCCTCAACCGGAGGACCTGA
- the uppP gene encoding undecaprenyl-diphosphatase UppP: MNPFQALVLGILQGATEFLPISSSGHLVLIPWLLNWQPSSLLFDTMVHWGTLTAVIIYFWHDLLRLVIAGARGLFRRSLDDPDARLAWGIVVGTIPAVILGYLFKDQFEALFLNPRAVSGFLLLTALVLFISERWSRQRRPLREVGLADALLIGLAQATAITPGISRSGATIAAGLGRGLRRETAAHYSFLLATPALLGAGLLQLVEATTAGELGAQVGTLIIGFLTAAITGYLCIRFLLRYLQHGKLYIFAAYCALAGLGGLTLSFIRG, from the coding sequence TTGAACCCTTTTCAGGCATTGGTGCTCGGCATTCTGCAAGGTGCCACCGAATTCCTGCCCATCTCCAGCTCTGGACATCTGGTGCTCATCCCCTGGCTGCTGAACTGGCAACCATCCAGCCTGCTGTTCGATACGATGGTCCATTGGGGGACGCTGACAGCCGTCATCATCTACTTCTGGCATGACCTGCTGCGGCTGGTCATCGCTGGGGCCCGTGGCCTGTTCCGGAGATCCCTGGACGATCCCGACGCCCGCCTGGCGTGGGGGATCGTGGTCGGCACCATCCCGGCCGTGATCCTGGGCTACCTGTTTAAGGACCAGTTCGAGGCGCTGTTCCTGAACCCCCGGGCGGTCAGCGGGTTCCTACTGCTCACCGCCCTCGTGCTGTTCATATCCGAGCGGTGGAGCCGGCAACGCCGCCCGCTCCGGGAGGTGGGCCTGGCGGACGCGCTGCTCATCGGCCTAGCGCAGGCCACGGCCATCACCCCCGGGATCTCCCGCTCCGGCGCCACCATCGCGGCCGGGCTGGGCCGCGGGCTGCGCCGGGAGACGGCTGCCCATTACAGCTTCCTGCTCGCCACCCCGGCCCTGCTGGGCGCCGGCCTGCTCCAACTCGTCGAGGCCACCACCGCCGGCGAGCTAGGCGCGCAGGTAGGCACCCTGATCATCGGGTTCCTGACAGCCGCCATCACCGGCTACCTCTGCATCCGCTTCCTGCTGCGCTACTTACAACATGGGAAGCTCTACATATTCGCGGCCTACTGCGCCCTGGCCGGTTTGGGCGGCCTGACGCTTTCCTTCATCCGGGGCTGA
- a CDS encoding phosphate ABC transporter substrate-binding protein, with the protein MSIGHNPGRQTTGKAGGRWLTGGIIWLVITLMTACSPAAVTPTPSTLHIAGSASMGPLLRDLEQAFYAQHPEIYLDIQEDNTSLGLALLADGEIDMAAASWLPEELPETWMATPIAWDGIAVIVYPDNPLEELTMLQLRQLFAGWAFRWEDVGAPMGTPDTEATIHILSREDGSGTRAIFEERVMGEERVTLTALVMPGGDAVVDYVAEHPQAIGYVSMGQVDERVKMLRIEGIRPTPETVSDGSYHLARPFYLVTRGEPTGPGKRFIDFVLSPAGQTIVSKRYGRIR; encoded by the coding sequence ATGTCCATCGGGCATAACCCAGGGAGGCAGACCACAGGAAAAGCCGGCGGCCGCTGGCTTACAGGCGGGATCATCTGGCTTGTCATCACGCTGATGACGGCGTGCAGCCCCGCGGCGGTCACGCCCACGCCTTCCACGCTGCACATCGCCGGGTCGGCCAGCATGGGACCACTGCTCCGAGACCTGGAGCAGGCCTTTTACGCGCAACACCCGGAGATCTACCTGGATATCCAGGAGGACAACACATCCCTGGGGCTGGCCCTGCTGGCCGATGGCGAAATCGACATGGCAGCGGCCTCATGGCTACCCGAAGAGCTACCGGAGACATGGATGGCGACCCCGATCGCCTGGGATGGGATCGCCGTCATCGTGTATCCGGACAATCCACTGGAGGAGCTGACTATGCTCCAGCTACGTCAGCTGTTCGCCGGGTGGGCCTTCCGTTGGGAGGACGTGGGAGCGCCGATGGGCACGCCGGATACGGAGGCGACGATCCATATCCTCAGCCGGGAGGACGGCTCCGGGACGAGAGCCATCTTCGAGGAGCGTGTGATGGGGGAGGAGCGGGTGACCCTGACGGCGCTGGTGATGCCCGGGGGCGACGCCGTCGTGGACTACGTCGCCGAGCATCCCCAGGCCATCGGATACGTCTCCATGGGACAGGTGGACGAGCGGGTCAAGATGTTGCGGATCGAGGGAATACGGCCGACCCCGGAGACGGTGAGCGATGGCAGTTACCACCTGGCCCGGCCGTTCTACCTCGTCACACGGGGGGAGCCCACCGGCCCCGGCAAACGCTTCATCGATTTCGTTTTGAGCCCGGCAGGGCAGACGATCGTAAGCAAACGCTACGGGCGCATTCGGTAG
- a CDS encoding sugar phosphate isomerase/epimerase, producing MSFALSSMWSQHRFEDLRSLAQAAMALGFPSLEISHIVTPDQVADLRPGDIPILSVHYPAPTRPSPYGRPADTFLSSPDEERRQWAVAQGERCLQFAAEMGAQAVCVHLGTVDMPTHWEWALEQRYLGGQSQSPLYTKLRDHIIAERAERAPAYLDATRRSLDALAKIAQRLGVRIGIESRRHYREIPILDDLAILLREHDPDLVGLWYDMGHVQVLANLGFHRHQDWLDVFADRIVGVHLHDVIGLRDHLLPGLGELDFAHIARHLPNTAVRTLELDWYYEGEELQEGLMHVRAAGCIPEESITS from the coding sequence ATGTCATTCGCCTTATCATCCATGTGGTCACAGCACAGGTTCGAAGATCTGCGGTCCCTGGCGCAGGCCGCCATGGCGCTGGGGTTCCCTTCATTGGAGATCAGCCACATCGTCACCCCGGACCAGGTGGCCGACCTCCGGCCGGGGGACATCCCCATCCTGTCCGTGCACTACCCGGCCCCCACCCGGCCATCACCCTATGGCCGCCCGGCCGACACCTTCCTCTCCTCCCCCGATGAGGAGAGGCGACAATGGGCCGTGGCTCAGGGCGAACGCTGTCTGCAATTTGCGGCCGAGATGGGCGCCCAGGCCGTGTGCGTACACCTGGGCACGGTCGACATGCCCACCCACTGGGAGTGGGCGCTGGAACAGCGCTATCTGGGAGGGCAAAGCCAATCCCCTCTCTACACGAAACTCCGTGATCACATCATCGCTGAGCGCGCCGAGCGCGCCCCCGCCTATCTGGACGCGACCCGTCGCAGCCTGGATGCGCTGGCGAAGATCGCACAGCGCCTGGGGGTGCGCATCGGGATCGAGTCTCGCCGTCACTATCGGGAGATCCCTATCCTGGACGACCTGGCTATTTTGCTACGCGAACACGACCCCGACCTCGTGGGATTGTGGTATGATATGGGCCACGTACAGGTGCTGGCCAACCTGGGCTTCCACCGACACCAGGACTGGCTGGACGTCTTCGCCGACCGGATCGTGGGGGTACACCTGCACGACGTGATCGGCCTGCGAGATCACCTGCTGCCCGGGCTGGGCGAGCTGGATTTCGCCCACATCGCCCGCCATCTGCCCAACACAGCCGTACGCACTCTGGAGCTGGACTGGTACTATGAAGGCGAGGAATTGCAGGAAGGCCTGATGCACGTCCGGGCGGCCGGCTGCATTCCGGAGGAGTCCATCACCTCATGA
- the pyrB gene encoding aspartate carbamoyltransferase, giving the protein MAKARPADYTENGFYGRDILSVRQFNRENLKYIFRVAEEMRSMVERFGSADLLQGKVLANLFYEPSTRTSSSFSAAMQRLGGRVIAINEVVYSSVSKGESLPDTVRTLECYADVIVLRHPEVGAAATAARYTRKPIINAGDGVGEHPTQALLDLFTIQEELGRIDGLKVAMVGDLKYGRTVHSLTRLLCLYDVDLYFVSPDILAMPQEILQEVQEVGLDYMETQDIHDVIQDVDVLYVTRVQRERFTDLSQYEAVKDYYIVDPELMALAKEEMIIMHPFPRVGEISYAVDSDPRAAYFRQMVNGMYIRMALLAAVLGKA; this is encoded by the coding sequence ATGGCGAAGGCTCGTCCTGCGGATTATACTGAGAACGGTTTCTACGGGCGGGACATCCTCTCCGTCCGCCAGTTCAACCGGGAAAACCTGAAATACATCTTTCGCGTCGCCGAGGAGATGCGCTCCATGGTCGAGCGCTTCGGATCGGCCGACCTGCTGCAGGGCAAGGTGCTGGCCAACCTCTTCTACGAGCCCAGCACCCGTACCTCATCCTCGTTCAGCGCGGCCATGCAGCGATTGGGCGGACGGGTCATCGCCATCAACGAGGTGGTCTACTCATCGGTCAGCAAAGGGGAATCCCTGCCCGACACGGTTCGCACCCTGGAGTGCTACGCCGACGTGATCGTGCTGCGGCACCCGGAGGTAGGCGCCGCCGCCACCGCAGCCCGTTACACGCGCAAGCCCATCATCAACGCGGGCGACGGCGTGGGAGAGCACCCCACACAGGCCCTGCTCGATCTGTTCACCATCCAGGAGGAGCTGGGACGGATCGACGGACTGAAGGTGGCCATGGTGGGCGACCTGAAATACGGTCGTACGGTGCACTCCCTAACCCGGCTGCTCTGCCTGTACGACGTGGATCTGTACTTCGTCTCCCCGGACATCCTTGCGATGCCACAGGAGATCCTGCAGGAGGTGCAGGAGGTCGGACTGGATTACATGGAGACCCAGGATATCCACGATGTGATCCAGGACGTGGATGTACTGTACGTCACCCGGGTGCAAAGGGAGCGATTCACCGATCTCTCCCAGTACGAGGCGGTGAAGGACTACTACATCGTCGATCCGGAGCTGATGGCCCTGGCCAAGGAGGAGATGATCATCATGCACCCGTTCCCCCGCGTGGGGGAGATCAGTTACGCGGTGGACAGCGATCCACGCGCCGCGTACTTCCGACAGATGGTCAACGGCATGTATATCCGCATGGCGCTATTGGCCGCCGTGCTGGGTAAGGCTTAA
- a CDS encoding ATP-dependent 6-phosphofructokinase: MSKKTLGILTGGGDVPGLNPCMKAVVLRALEADYRVLGIRRGWAGLLYYNLDEPSTHDYYVRELHRHDVRTIDRTGGTFLHTSRTNPQKVKPKATPGFLRNSSWGKPVDDEGTMDYTDYVLKVIEHLGIDVLITIGGDDTLSYTARLDKEGVPAVAIPKTMDNDVFGTDYCIGFSTAVTRSVEMITNMRTSVGSHERIGVVELFGRNSGETSLISAYLADVDRAIISEVPFDIEKLCDFLLEDKRNNPSNYAIMTISEGAVMEGGEVIERGEEDAYGHRKLGGIGLVVAEEIKRRTGQNIMYQQLGYLMRSGAPDSLDRMVALSFGNLAMQLVLQGETGKMVALQGGKYTTVPIEYIMSGVKRVDVENLYDVENYRPRIHNVLGMPMFLY, from the coding sequence ATGAGCAAGAAGACACTGGGTATCTTAACCGGCGGGGGTGACGTCCCCGGGCTCAATCCGTGTATGAAGGCTGTGGTTCTGCGAGCGCTGGAAGCGGATTATCGAGTCCTCGGCATTCGCCGTGGCTGGGCGGGACTGCTTTATTACAACCTGGACGAGCCTTCCACACATGACTACTATGTGCGGGAGCTCCACCGCCACGACGTGCGCACCATCGATCGCACGGGCGGCACCTTCCTCCACACATCCCGAACCAATCCGCAGAAGGTCAAGCCCAAGGCCACCCCGGGCTTCCTGCGGAACTCCTCCTGGGGCAAGCCGGTGGACGACGAAGGGACCATGGATTACACCGACTACGTGCTCAAGGTCATCGAACACCTGGGCATCGATGTGCTGATCACCATCGGCGGCGACGATACGCTCAGCTACACGGCGCGCCTGGATAAGGAGGGCGTGCCGGCTGTGGCCATCCCCAAGACGATGGATAACGACGTCTTCGGCACCGACTACTGCATCGGGTTCTCCACCGCGGTCACCCGCAGCGTGGAGATGATCACGAACATGCGCACGTCCGTGGGATCCCACGAGCGCATCGGCGTCGTGGAGCTGTTCGGGCGCAATTCCGGGGAGACCAGCCTGATCAGCGCCTACCTGGCCGACGTGGATCGCGCCATCATCTCCGAGGTGCCCTTCGACATCGAGAAGCTCTGTGACTTCCTGCTGGAGGACAAGCGCAACAACCCGTCCAACTACGCCATCATGACCATCTCCGAGGGCGCCGTGATGGAGGGCGGCGAGGTCATCGAGCGCGGCGAGGAGGATGCCTACGGCCATCGCAAGCTGGGCGGCATCGGCCTGGTCGTCGCCGAGGAGATCAAGCGCCGAACCGGCCAGAACATCATGTATCAGCAGCTCGGCTACCTGATGCGCTCCGGCGCGCCGGACTCTCTGGACCGCATGGTGGCGCTGTCCTTCGGCAACCTGGCCATGCAGCTGGTCCTGCAGGGAGAGACCGGCAAGATGGTGGCGCTGCAGGGCGGCAAATACACCACCGTGCCCATCGAGTACATCATGTCGGGCGTCAAGCGCGTGGATGTAGAGAACCTGTACGATGTCGAGAATTACCGGCCCAGGATCCACAACGTCCTGGGGATGCCCATGTTCCTGTATTAA
- the pyrF gene encoding orotidine-5'-phosphate decarboxylase yields the protein MSQTFFDKLAEVARRRQSLLCVGLDPNPAYLPSRFRDAVDPILAWNWEIISVTADIACCYKPNIAFYEALDDGMETLRKTLAAIPEEVPVLLDAKRGDIGSTAEAYARAAFERLGVDAITVNPYLGEDGVRPFSRYADRGVFVLCHTSNPGAADLQTLPVDGRPLYLHVAERAPHWTDHDNIGLVVGATYPQALAAVRAVAPETWLLVPGVGAQGGDLEAALRAALRPDGLGVIINVSRGIARADNPREAALDLYDAINAARKAVSASPSGRTQAALRPLILRLHDLGAIRFGQFTLASGRTSPIYIDLRLLVSDAGALRMAAQAYADRLRGLRFDRLAGVPYGALPIATVVGQLLGRPLIYPRKEAKQHGLGRRIEGTYGADERVVIIEDLITSGGSVLDAVRALRDAGLQVTDAVVLIDREQGGVENLAAAGITAHAVMRLSDMLTVLVEAGRITAEQAQAVRTYLAENRG from the coding sequence GTGTCACAGACATTCTTCGATAAACTAGCAGAGGTGGCCCGACGCAGGCAATCCCTGCTTTGCGTCGGGTTGGATCCCAACCCGGCCTATCTCCCCAGCCGCTTCCGGGATGCGGTCGATCCGATCCTGGCGTGGAACTGGGAGATCATCAGCGTCACGGCGGACATCGCCTGCTGCTACAAGCCCAATATCGCCTTCTACGAGGCACTGGACGACGGGATGGAGACGCTGCGCAAGACGCTGGCCGCGATCCCCGAGGAGGTCCCGGTGCTCCTGGACGCCAAGCGGGGGGACATCGGGTCCACCGCCGAGGCCTACGCCCGGGCCGCCTTCGAGCGCCTGGGCGTCGACGCGATCACCGTCAACCCGTATCTGGGCGAGGACGGCGTGCGCCCCTTCTCCCGCTACGCCGATCGAGGCGTGTTCGTCCTCTGCCATACCTCCAACCCCGGAGCGGCCGACCTGCAGACGCTGCCGGTGGACGGCCGCCCCCTCTACCTGCACGTGGCCGAGCGCGCGCCGCACTGGACCGATCACGACAACATCGGGCTGGTGGTGGGAGCCACATATCCACAGGCGCTGGCGGCCGTGCGCGCGGTCGCCCCGGAGACGTGGCTGCTGGTACCCGGCGTGGGCGCCCAAGGCGGCGATCTGGAGGCTGCCCTGCGCGCCGCCCTGCGGCCGGATGGGCTCGGCGTGATCATCAACGTGTCCCGCGGCATCGCCCGGGCGGACAACCCACGAGAGGCCGCGCTGGACCTCTACGATGCCATCAACGCCGCCCGAAAGGCGGTATCCGCATCGCCTTCAGGCCGGACGCAGGCCGCCCTACGCCCGCTGATCCTGCGCCTGCACGATCTGGGAGCGATCCGGTTCGGCCAGTTCACGCTGGCCTCCGGGCGGACTTCCCCCATCTACATCGATCTGCGGCTGCTGGTGAGCGATGCCGGCGCGCTGCGCATGGCCGCGCAGGCCTACGCCGATCGACTGCGGGGCCTCCGCTTCGATCGACTGGCGGGCGTGCCCTACGGAGCGCTCCCCATCGCCACCGTCGTCGGCCAGCTGCTCGGCCGCCCCCTCATCTACCCACGCAAGGAGGCCAAGCAGCACGGGCTGGGCCGCCGGATCGAGGGGACCTACGGGGCCGACGAGCGGGTCGTGATCATCGAGGATCTGATCACCAGCGGGGGCAGTGTGCTGGATGCGGTGAGGGCGCTGCGCGATGCGGGGCTTCAGGTCACCGACGCGGTGGTGCTCATCGATCGAGAGCAGGGCGGCGTGGAGAACCTGGCCGCGGCGGGAATCACCGCCCACGCGGTGATGCGTCTGAGCGACATGCTGACCGTGCTGGTGGAGGCCGGCCGCATCACCGCCGAGCAGGCGCAGGCGGTCCGGACCTATCTGGCGGAGAACCGGGGATGA
- a CDS encoding dihydroorotate dehydrogenase, giving the protein MSVDLSVDLCGVRLPNPMILASGILGTSAALMERVGRGGAGAVTSKSCSPQPREGHPNPTVIKWGPGFLNAVGLANPGMEAQVEILRETRCRLADTGVAIIGSIFAETVEGFARVAEALSAAEPDLLEVNISCPNVAHEFGAPFASAPETAAAVTRAVKSATDIPIIVKLSPNVTDIAVIARAVEEAGADAIAAINTVSGMAIDIEAARPILANREGGVSGPAIKPIAVRCVYQCYQAVSIPIIGIGGVSSGADAIEMIMAGARAVGVGSAVFWGGVDTLGRIAREVAEFMAGHGYARVSDMEGLAHRPSAPAPNAE; this is encoded by the coding sequence ATGAGCGTAGACCTCAGCGTCGATCTGTGCGGCGTCCGGCTCCCGAACCCGATGATCCTGGCCTCCGGCATCCTGGGGACCAGCGCGGCGCTGATGGAGCGGGTGGGACGCGGCGGCGCGGGCGCCGTGACCAGCAAGTCGTGCAGCCCGCAGCCCCGAGAAGGGCACCCCAACCCGACGGTGATCAAATGGGGGCCGGGGTTCCTGAACGCGGTGGGGCTGGCCAACCCCGGCATGGAGGCCCAGGTCGAGATCCTGCGGGAGACGCGCTGTCGGCTGGCGGACACGGGCGTGGCCATCATCGGCAGCATCTTCGCCGAGACGGTGGAGGGCTTCGCCCGGGTGGCGGAGGCACTGAGCGCGGCGGAGCCCGACCTGCTGGAGGTGAATATCTCCTGCCCGAACGTGGCCCACGAGTTCGGGGCGCCCTTCGCGTCGGCGCCGGAGACGGCGGCCGCGGTCACCCGGGCGGTGAAGTCGGCCACGGACATCCCCATCATCGTCAAGCTCTCCCCCAATGTGACGGACATCGCCGTCATCGCCCGGGCGGTGGAGGAGGCGGGCGCCGACGCCATCGCCGCCATCAACACGGTATCCGGCATGGCCATCGATATCGAGGCCGCCCGGCCCATCCTGGCCAACCGGGAGGGCGGGGTGTCCGGCCCGGCCATCAAGCCCATCGCCGTCCGCTGCGTGTATCAGTGCTATCAGGCGGTCTCCATCCCCATCATCGGCATCGGCGGGGTGAGCAGCGGCGCCGATGCCATCGAGATGATCATGGCGGGCGCCCGTGCGGTGGGCGTGGGATCGGCCGTATTCTGGGGCGGCGTGGACACGCTGGGGCGGATCGCCCGGGAGGTGGCGGAGTTCATGGCTGGGCATGGCTACGCCCGGGTCAGCGACATGGAAGGGCTGGCCCATCGGCCATCGGCCCCAGCCCCCAACGCCGAGTAG